The Pseudopipra pipra isolate bDixPip1 chromosome 4, bDixPip1.hap1, whole genome shotgun sequence DNA segment AAGGACAAAAGCAAGCTGGCTTCTATGAGTAGCATAAATATGCCAGAGCTACTTAGACCCATTCTGCCATCAATATTTTTGTGCATCTGGCTCATTTAAGCAGCAGGAAGTACTATGGTCTCTACAACACAGCAATACTGCTGGCCAAAAAACTGCCCAATCTTCTGTAAAAAGACACAGAATTTCCCAAAAGGGAAAAACCTTTTGGACAAGCAAATAAAAGCAAGCCAAAAATCTCATTAACTAATAGGGAATTAGTAAGGgagtattattatttttaacatatcTTAAAATGACACAAAACAAAGTCATAAACATATTCATGCCCATGAGGCAGGAGCACTTTCTGGAAGACTACTATTAGCACAGAATTGTGTTAATAGTACAATAACCCACATTTTAATTCTTCATATACGAGAGGGTGCTACTGAGTCCCTATTAACCCCAGcatgtgaaatgaaaaaatctGAAGATTAAACAATTATAATTGAACTCACTCATCATAGACAGCTTTCAGCTGCTGAGTCAAAGACAAATTCCTGGTTGCCAAAAAGCTAGCCATCTCCGCAGTTATAACGGCAGCACTGACACCATCTTTGTCCAGAACAGCAGGACAGCACATATATCCTAAACAAAGAACATTATATATAACGTTTTGATATATTTTGacacaattttaaaatgaaataagatAAAATGAGAGGGGTAAGGTGTGGGGTGGTTAATCAAaccaacatttttttaaaggacaaatGCACATTACCATAGTACAGACATTTTagagttaaaatgaaaatagaaaaattttaTCTTCTAATCAGTGTTAATTTTGATAAGCAAGGTATATAATGGAATTTCAAGACAGATGTTTGCATCATATCAGTGCCAGATGCTCCCAAGTACTTATGGAGCTCTCCTGAAAAAGAAATGCCACACTGCAGAAATGATGCAAGTACTTTGTCTCAAATGTGATTCCCCTACATGGTACCGTAAGGTAACACTGATAATGATCTGTGAAATTAGTCacattttctgtggttttcagGTATTGAGATACTTAGGAAATAGCTTTACAATTTCCTCCTCACAAATTCATAGCTTTTGTTCATGGCTTTCATTCATGGCTTTCCAGTTTACAAATATAATTTAAGggaatttttactttattttattcacATTTAAACTTAGCTTAAAACTGTCAGGTAAACAAACAAATTCAAGTctgaaaaatgcagtttctttttttaaatagcttatGCATAATTTGCAGTCCAAGTCTACACAGTCATGCTACTGAAGATACATACACTTAGCTCACATCAAACTTTGTGCTAAGCAGAGATACAAAGGATTAAAACCAGTATTATCAATCAGCCAAATGGATGATTATCTGTTACTCACTGGAAATACACCCATTATGTTGAGGGCACCCTTATGTTGCcatctttacctttttttttaaaaaaaactttttccttctttacaGTGGGGGTAACAGAGcaccagcacaggttgcccagagaggttgtggagtcttcTTCCCTGGAGGTATTCAAGAACCATCAGGACATAAGCCAGgggaccctgcttgagcagggaggttggaccacaTGACCTCCAGcaatcccttccaaccttacccattctgtgattctgtcactTTTTGCAGTAGTTCTACTTTCACCATTTCGCAGGACATGAAAACATAATATTCTGTTTCTTACCTATAGCCTCCTCAAATGCAAAAAGAACAGCTTTTCCCTGGTCCATGAGCTGTTTGGCACGGTTGCCCATCCACTTGAAAcctgtcagtgtttcctgcagcagtgaggagaaacagaaagcgttaaaaagcaatgttttaaaaagatgtGACACTGtgtaagaaaacaaattaaagaaCATGGAACAATATGTAATATGTTGCTTACCTCAAAATGAAAACCTTCCTTTAATGCAATTGCTCTCAGAATTTTGGAAGAAACAGTACTGGATAACATGTAGACATCTTTAATGGCACGAGTATccctattattatttttccagcaTGTGAAGATCCACCAGCCTAAAAGAGCTCCCAGCTCATTTCCAGAAAACACTTTCCATTCACCactagagaggaaaaaaataatagcaaataCATGATTTCAAAGGATAAtactggagggaaaaaaaaaattggttctTCTACACATCAATATTAACAAATAAACCACTGCCTCTGAATTCCAAGTAACAGTAACAAGATAGTGAATGTTAATtgtgaacaaacaaaaaaattcctccttccccccccaaaCATTCTGAAATGGTTACCTTCCTCCTCCATCATATGTACAAACTTTTGAGCTTATCCAAAGATGAAACAGTGATATTTCCAGCATAttttaagtaaaacaaaaatattccgCAGAAAGATTATAGATCAGTGATTAAGACAAGCACAAAGATACAAAAATACAATTCTCAAGTAGTCAGTATTTTAGTCGACCCCATgacaaatactttttatttaatcCCAAATACATAAATTGGTCACTGAGAagattgggaaaaaaacctcaaatgggtaaaaaaagattaatatgGATGTGTTGCTAGaacataaaaaaacctcaagaaaaaagggaaagacaaaTGTGAAAATTGTCCAAAAATTCTCAGTCATAAAAGGGGACAAATACACTACCAAACAGACAAAATCAAGACCTACAGAAACAGTACCTGTTGTGAAAGAGAAGCAGATTCAGTCTCCTGCATTTATTGATGCCAACATGCACAAAGCAATGCACAGCGGCAACTTAGTGTAAGAGCGCTGAGAGAGTGTGCTCTAGCAGGAGTTTCTGTCAAAGAAGAAGTACAGATACTGTAGAAGCCTATATTAATATTTGATTAGTGTATGAACAGCTACAGCAGCAGTCTGAGAGGACACAGGACTGAAAGTTAGGAGACAACTTAAGACTGACTAAACAACGAGCACATAGGTAGGAGAATGAGAGCACCATGCTCTCACTGGTGATAAATATCATAAACTAACACCTCTCTCTTCAATCTTCTGATAGCTCTAAGTTTTTAGACAAAAATCAGGAGTGATTTTGCATTCTTGCTTTAACCTATCATAATTAGCACAAACTGAAGCTTTTTTATGCCTTTTCCTCAATGCTGAATTGCCAACTGGGGCTGGCACAGACCAAAACCATTAAAATAAGGATATCTCAGCTAATACTGCCCAAGATACTGCAGAAAGTGCCAACTAGCTCATTCTTCTTCTGAAGACAGAGAAGCCTCCTTAGTTCATGGTGCGAGGTTAATAAGTTTAAAAGTACCTCAAAACCCTAAAGAAAACCCTGCCATCTTTGAAGCTGctacaaaacagaaagagattATCTGGTGAGTAAAACAACTACTTGCACTGCCTCCTTTTAATGGGTTTTTGGAATTTGTCTAACTGATACAGATTCAACTGCTTGCATCATCCACAATCACTGAGGACATCTAGCAGGTGCCCATCTCATCCCTTGGGTACCAAAGATTGTTACCATAATTTTATATCCCTTTTCTGGCTCTTATGCACAGGGAATTTATATATACTATTTCTCCTTCTGCCCtagcaaaagattttttttctgctcctctctgagcTGGAAACCTTGAAGCTTACTTTTATTAAAGATTTATGGTTTCTAACCGCTCAGATTAGTTTCTGCTCTATCAATGTAGATGCAGGAGAAACACCACTATTTGTAGAAATTATACCAAGTGCAGAACTTCAGCTTGTTCTCATTCACCAAATATAACCACAATACAGAAATGCAAACCATTGTAAAAGTACAGGATATCAGGAGGCATGAAATAAGGGGATGACCATATTGAGTCAGAACTATAGATTACACTCCATGAATATGGTTAAGCAAGTTTACCTTTTGTGATCCCATTCTTTGATAGGGTATACACAGATAAATAATCCATGTATAGTTGGTTCTGGAAGGGTAGAGTACAAATAACTACACCGAGAAGTACTAAACAGTGACAAACCTTAAGGTGAAATTCAGATATGTAACATTATGGAAAGAAGTGGGGAACTGAGCAAGAGAGGCACAAATCATCTAATGATTAGTAAAATGACTGGTTTAACAGTATTTGAGAAAGAAGGAACTCATACTAAAGAACAGAGATTATCAGGGAACTATAAGGATTCTCCTGAATATCCAAGTTATTATTTAATAAACATAGTATGAAAGAATGCTCATCAGCCTTATGTGAAAAAGTTCTAACTGAAAAACTACCTTTAAAAAGGTACAGCACAATCACAACAACTCACATGCTTCTGTGCATGCCTCAAGAACAGCAAGTGTCAAGTATTTATTCAGGCTTCTGTACAGTGTCCAGTATTAATCCCTATTTCATGTCCTGCCCCCACTGCAGTCTGCTTCATATAGTCCTCtcacatttctgttttttcagtCGAAAAATGACTATCTGACTATTCTTCCTTTGCAATACAGTTAGTAAGAATTTTCCAAATCAGTAAAAAATGTGAATGGCTTGCACTTCTTTATTACCATACCTCTCTTGTTTCTCTGCCACAGCAAGTCGATCAGCATCAGGATCATTTGCTAAAATGATTCTTGCCCCATCTTTTTCAGCCAAAGCAAAAGACAATGTCTGGAAAAGTGGCAAGCAAGACCAGATAAGCATTAATATTCCCAAATaatattttcactttcattataggttttaaataattttcccaATTTATTTAATCTCACCCAAAATCATTATGTGTCTCTGAAAAAACCTAAAAACTTCTAGCCTGGCAGCAGTAGAACACAATCAAGATATTTAACTTAATCTATATCATTCTAATTCTGTAGCTTGAACTAAAAGCTACTTAGATTCAGCGGGATCCTTCAATAACAAAGTGTAGCGAAAGTAGTAGCAGAAATTCTAACCACCTGTCAGGACTTCTCCTGCCCCCTCCTGGTGTTGTGTCAGAAATTAGTTCTTGTATTTCAGATGTAAATTGTACAAATCTTTCAAAACCAACTGagaagattttttattttatttttttaaaattaattatcaCTTTGTTCTGTGTGCAGATGCTGCCCATTCTGTTGGAGTACAGAACAAAGTAGTTGAAAGTTATACCTAATTACTACCTGACTGATTCAAATAGTTGTATCAATGAAAGGATACCAGCTAACTCTTCATTAAATGTAAGGCTATGAAAACTTTAGAAACACAATAGAACCTTCAACCAATATCTATAGCTGTGACTTCTGGCAAAAAGGAAAGATATCGAAAGACTTTgcaactaattataaaaaaaccccacaacctaTTTACCAGAAcaccttttccttcttcaggATTTGGATACTTCACTGTGGGAAAGTCTGGATCAGGATCTTTCTGCTCCGGAACAGCAAAAGGAGGGCTAAGGTCAAATGCCTTGAAGGCCAACTGCACAAATTTATGACCCACGCCATGCACAGAAGTATGAACAAATTTCAGGTTTGTTTCCTTGTTTATATTCCTGAAATAAAACAGGTTAACAGTAAACTTGGATATGGAAGAATGTTCTGCACAAAACTGACTATATTCAGGAACAGATACAACTCAGTATTCTGTATCATAGGAGACATTTAATTCCAATtctgaaaaagcagcacaatTTCTCACATAGCCCCAGCTTTCTAGTAATTCtgactttggtttttttcacttacttTGCTAGGTTAGACGTCTGCCAGGCCAGCAGATGGCACTGGGTTGCTACAGCATCACAGCTGCCAGTGCTACCACAAAAGATGACAAGAAGGCACAGGCAGAACTGGGTCATGGCAGGATTGTGGCCACCCTCATTTCCACCAATTTAAACTGCCCTGCTGACATACTAGATGGAATACTCTGTATTCTTAAAGGAATTAACACCAGTCACCTGTAAAAGCACTGTTTCTGTATGTCTTTGAAATACTCCTTATTGACTGTGGCATATGGATCATGAAGTAGCGGGCTGCTGTCAATCAGTTTGTCATCCCAAACCTGAGGCCATGGTTCTTGATTCTCCTCAATAGCCTGAGAAATTCCCTTGTCGTGAGGGGAAATGATCTGAGCACCATTCTCCCAGTAAACCTAAATAATAAATAGGGTGAGTATTTGATCATTAATATTATAAGACAGTTTTGTTACTCTTTTTGTTGGTTAAAGTGCACTACATTCAGTAGAGTGTTACAATAAATTAGGCTTAGGTATACCCAGAATATTCCCCTGTTCATATTCTCAGTGTTTCTTCTCCCGTCCCATTTTTGTTCTATAAAAAAACCCTTGTTCATTTTATCTAAAGATAAAAAGATCCATAATGAAATCCAAAACAAGAGCTAGTCATTTACTgagaaaaattccatttttgtattttggaaACAGTTTGTATATGACTAGCCCAGATATGGAATGACTGGTGGGCTGGTAATTCAGAtatgtttttttcagtggaaagtAGATTTCTTTAATAGAAAAAACTTACACCAATAACTGTATCActtagcaaaagaaaaatatactacaaaaaattaatggaatttatttaaaatgttttgtacaAGTAACTCATTAGGCTTTacatattttgaattttctggGTTTGTAAAACTAAGGAGACCTTTTAAATTCATGAACTAGAGAAATAATTAATGCTTTTGAAAAGGAACCAATATTTTAAAGTGTCCCAAAGTATGCAATAGCATTACTTCCTGGTTTCTAGAGCAAAGATTTTAATTATGTATTAGTATAATATGCCACTAGCTTTAAATAAATACACCTATAAGAGATCAGACTAGCAATTAATTTAGTCTATACCACGATAGGAACTATATACAATAGCATTAGTCTctctacatgaaaaaaaaaaaaaggtttgaaaagagCCAGAAAGCAGATCACATAGGGATACCTTGTAACCATTGTCTTGTTTTGGATTATGGGAAGCTGTAACCATAATTCCAGCACAAAGCTTCAGATGAGTTACTGTATATGGCTGTAAAAAGAGAAAGTTATCTGAAGTGGAATGTGCAACTTACtatataatattatttattctCACACATACATAATACTTCCATACTtctgaatgaaaagaaaaccaggatGTAATTCTAGACACTGACTTCCTAAAGCAAAAGCTAAGTAGTACTTGCTCCACTAACCCCATGTGGCACAACTTTAGTCCTTGCTTTTTCTTGtgcatttttccatttatatgTTCTTAGTATTATTTCAGATGCTTTGTGAATTTCTAGAGCAGCGTATTTATAGAAGGAAGCCAAATGCATGTGTTGCCTACTGTAGAATGACCTGAGGTACCCAAAGTCTTAGGGGGTGCCAAGTCAGCTGGGGTAATGACAGAAGTCCACGGGGGGCAGAGAACTACAACTCAAGCAGTCTCATCCATACTATCTTCTGAGAGCAGCCTGTGGAGCAACTAACTCCATCGTCATTCAGAAGAGAATTTTTGGAGAGAGCTCTTATAAACTAGCCCAAAACAGATGgagtgaattaaaaataaagcatgatTTGTGACTACAGGTTCAATGTATGTTTACTCCTGGCTCTTTATTTAATAGTGAAATGCAATCAACTGCAGTTCTTGCAACACTGCTTTAAACTGCACTATGAAGAATTTGACCCTAAATCTACAATAATCACAAAACTAAATTTGTGTTTATGTTTCAGACTTCAGACTCCACAGCAACCTAGAAACAATGAGATGCCTCCTACAAGACAAGTCTGCCGGAAAGCAGGAATGAATAGAAATGCATCCCACTGTCACTGACATTCCacattctcctttctcttgcTATGGATGTTGTAAGCTAAGCATAGCTAAATAAGCACAAGACTAACTGCAGGAAGAACTTAAAAAGTGGTTTATCTAGTTATTCTTACAGTAAGTAATGCAAACTACCTGACAGACTTTATGTGTATATAAAGAAGATACAGTATATAAAAAGATATCATAGGAAAACCTACCACAAAGGGAGTTGGTATTATATCAGAGAACAGATAAACTGGAACTCCTTGACTGATGAAGGTATTGGCAGCAAGTCTTGCAAACctaaacaggaagaaaagatgCCTAGGGAATATATTCATTTTCTCACCGATTAGTGACCTAGAATTCACAgctttccctcccacccccatcCAATTAAAAATTCCAAAACCCGACAACAAACAAAACTACACAT contains these protein-coding regions:
- the PGM2 gene encoding phosphopentomutase isoform X2, with translation MEFGTAGLRAAMGAGISHMNDLTIIQTTQGFCRYLEKNFSDLKKRGVVIGFDARAHLSSGGSSKRFARLAANTFISQGVPVYLFSDIIPTPFVPYTVTHLKLCAGIMVTASHNPKQDNGYKVYWENGAQIISPHDKGISQAIEENQEPWPQVWDDKLIDSSPLLHDPYATVNKEYFKDIQKQCFYRNINKETNLKFVHTSVHGVGHKFVQLAFKAFDLSPPFAVPEQKDPDPDFPTVKYPNPEEGKGVLTLSFALAEKDGARIILANDPDADRLAVAEKQESGEWKVFSGNELGALLGWWIFTCWKNNNRDTRAIKDVYMLSSTVSSKILRAIALKEGFHFEETLTGFKWMGNRAKQLMDQGKAVLFAFEEAIGYMCCPAVLDKDGVSAAVITAEMASFLATRNLSLTQQLKAVYDEYGFHITKTSYFICHDPKVIQQLFDNLRNFDGKNTYPKSCGRFKVSGIRDLTTGYDSSQPDQKAILPTSKSSQMITFTFANGGVATMRTSGTEPKIKYYSELCAPPGNSDVEQLKKELDELVNALEKHFFQPEKNKLQRKTE
- the PGM2 gene encoding phosphopentomutase isoform X1, which produces MAAQGSAGDAALRRAAEQWLLWDKNPKTYAIVKQLLAEGNAGELQKYFGSRMEFGTAGLRAAMGAGISHMNDLTIIQTTQGFCRYLEKNFSDLKKRGVVIGFDARAHLSSGGSSKRFARLAANTFISQGVPVYLFSDIIPTPFVPYTVTHLKLCAGIMVTASHNPKQDNGYKVYWENGAQIISPHDKGISQAIEENQEPWPQVWDDKLIDSSPLLHDPYATVNKEYFKDIQKQCFYRNINKETNLKFVHTSVHGVGHKFVQLAFKAFDLSPPFAVPEQKDPDPDFPTVKYPNPEEGKGVLTLSFALAEKDGARIILANDPDADRLAVAEKQESGEWKVFSGNELGALLGWWIFTCWKNNNRDTRAIKDVYMLSSTVSSKILRAIALKEGFHFEETLTGFKWMGNRAKQLMDQGKAVLFAFEEAIGYMCCPAVLDKDGVSAAVITAEMASFLATRNLSLTQQLKAVYDEYGFHITKTSYFICHDPKVIQQLFDNLRNFDGKNTYPKSCGRFKVSGIRDLTTGYDSSQPDQKAILPTSKSSQMITFTFANGGVATMRTSGTEPKIKYYSELCAPPGNSDVEQLKKELDELVNALEKHFFQPEKNKLQRKTE